A region of Dermabacter vaginalis DNA encodes the following proteins:
- a CDS encoding serine/threonine-protein kinase has protein sequence MKTRKGLVLEGRYELTRLIATGGMGQVWEGKDKELDRPVAVKVLREEFAGEEGYLKRFRAEARHTAALAHEAIAGLYDYGELDGRAYIVMELVKGRPLSDIIEENPDGLGEERVIAILKELSKALDAAHVKGVVHRDVKPENVLVDDKNDWALKITDFGIARSNDQAKLTKTGLVMGTAQYLSPEQAMGKQATSLSDIYALGIVAYEMLTGSRPFTGTSQVEIAMAQVKEAPPELPERINADLRRLVMMMLAKAPANRPRSAAVVARILDSIERGEEPRFGTSAVRAPGARSDAGATSKKNDGTHSSRKITSKANSRTANPISPTGTRTAAMPLAGVGSKPVTIRSSSTAASAPSARSAASANSAASASSEHSEAARRGTSTGQSVGKVSLPLIIVIAVVVIAAIVAILVGTGVVSLGASADSLDWTGADVSALLRKATVTL, from the coding sequence ATGAAAACACGTAAAGGACTCGTTCTCGAAGGACGCTACGAGCTCACTCGCCTTATCGCCACGGGTGGCATGGGCCAGGTCTGGGAAGGCAAGGACAAGGAACTCGACCGTCCCGTTGCCGTCAAAGTTCTGCGCGAGGAATTCGCGGGCGAAGAGGGCTATCTCAAGCGTTTCCGCGCAGAGGCACGCCATACCGCCGCCCTCGCACACGAAGCGATCGCTGGCCTCTACGACTACGGTGAGCTCGATGGCCGCGCCTATATCGTGATGGAGCTCGTCAAGGGCCGGCCGCTCTCCGACATCATCGAGGAGAATCCCGATGGCCTCGGCGAAGAGCGCGTCATCGCCATCCTCAAGGAGCTCTCGAAAGCGCTCGACGCCGCGCATGTGAAGGGCGTCGTGCACCGCGATGTCAAGCCCGAGAACGTTCTCGTTGACGACAAGAACGACTGGGCGCTCAAGATCACCGACTTCGGCATCGCCCGGTCAAATGACCAGGCGAAACTCACGAAGACGGGCCTCGTGATGGGCACCGCGCAGTACCTGTCACCCGAACAGGCAATGGGCAAGCAAGCCACGAGCCTTTCCGATATCTACGCGCTCGGCATCGTCGCCTACGAAATGCTCACCGGTTCCCGCCCCTTCACGGGCACGAGCCAGGTGGAGATCGCGATGGCCCAGGTCAAGGAAGCGCCGCCGGAGCTTCCCGAGCGCATCAACGCGGATCTGCGGCGCCTCGTCATGATGATGCTTGCGAAGGCTCCCGCGAACCGGCCACGCTCGGCAGCCGTTGTTGCACGCATACTCGACTCGATCGAACGAGGCGAAGAGCCGCGTTTCGGGACGAGCGCCGTTCGTGCACCGGGCGCACGCTCAGACGCGGGCGCCACCTCGAAGAAGAACGACGGCACGCACTCGAGCCGCAAAATCACGTCGAAGGCCAACTCTCGTACGGCAAATCCGATTTCCCCCACGGGAACGCGGACTGCGGCGATGCCGCTTGCGGGCGTCGGGTCGAAACCCGTCACGATCCGCTCGTCGTCCACGGCGGCTTCGGCACCAAGCGCGCGTTCGGCCGCGAGCGCCAACTCCGCAGCGAGCGCGAGCAGCGAGCACAGTGAGGCGGCTCGCCGCGGGACATCCACGGGGCAGAGCGTAGGTAAGGTCAGCTTGCCGCTCATCATCGTCATTGCGGTGGTCGTGATCGCTGCAATTGTGGCAATTCTCGTGGGGACGGGGGTCGTGTCCCTTGGCGCGAGTGCAGATTCATTAGACTGGACGGGCGCGGACGTCAGCGCACTTTTGAGGAAGGCTACGGTGACATTGTGA
- a CDS encoding peptidoglycan D,D-transpeptidase FtsI family protein, producing the protein MNKPLRHVSLVLAVLLLFLFGSTTYFQVIKAEELNSNGRNARTIYNEFGRPRGPIVVDGVAVASSTKVNNRYGLKREYARGPLYAPVTGYNSVVYGFGGMEKAANEELSGKADSLFYDRLMTVLSGHDPQGAQVELTINAKAQEAAYEALGNRRGAAVAIDPTTGAVLAMVSTPSYDPNALASHNSKDVQKAWKQLNDDPNKPMHNRAIAGNLYPPGSTFKLLVAATALDSGGYTPESEIPGPGSYQLPNSSVSLANHPRGDTSPCGPNDVSSLQSALEQSCNTSFAMLGVQLGEDSLKKKAAEYGFGEKMEIPLAVTPSSIASDMDDAQLAMSSIGQYEDKVTPLQMAMMAGSFAHDGIVMEPQLIKSVRTGDLKEITTLTPHKKSQPLSAANAAQMRQMMEATVTDGTAKRAQIDGADVGGKTGTAQWAKGKKPHSWFVGYAIKGDKKVAVAVVVEEGGYGSAVATPIARDLMKAVIEE; encoded by the coding sequence CCTGCTCTTCCTCTTCGGCTCCACCACGTACTTCCAGGTCATCAAAGCGGAAGAGCTCAACTCCAATGGCCGCAACGCCCGCACGATTTACAACGAGTTTGGCCGCCCACGCGGGCCAATCGTCGTGGACGGCGTGGCAGTCGCCTCAAGTACGAAGGTCAACAACCGCTACGGCCTCAAGCGCGAATACGCTCGTGGCCCCCTGTACGCACCCGTCACCGGCTACAACAGCGTCGTGTACGGGTTCGGCGGCATGGAAAAGGCCGCAAACGAAGAGCTTTCGGGCAAGGCTGATTCACTCTTCTACGACCGGCTTATGACCGTGCTTTCGGGTCACGACCCTCAAGGCGCGCAGGTCGAACTCACGATTAATGCGAAGGCGCAAGAGGCCGCCTACGAAGCCCTCGGCAATCGCCGGGGAGCGGCCGTGGCGATCGACCCCACCACGGGCGCAGTGCTCGCGATGGTCTCAACCCCGAGCTACGACCCGAATGCCCTTGCCTCGCACAACTCAAAAGACGTGCAAAAAGCATGGAAGCAGCTCAACGACGACCCGAATAAGCCCATGCACAACCGTGCAATCGCGGGGAATCTGTACCCGCCGGGCTCAACGTTTAAGCTCCTCGTGGCCGCAACTGCGCTCGATTCCGGCGGCTACACTCCCGAATCGGAGATCCCCGGCCCCGGAAGCTATCAGCTGCCGAACTCGTCAGTCTCCCTGGCGAACCACCCGAGGGGCGACACCTCCCCATGCGGCCCGAATGATGTGTCGAGCTTGCAATCGGCTCTCGAGCAAAGCTGCAACACCTCATTCGCGATGCTCGGCGTGCAGCTTGGCGAAGACTCTCTGAAGAAGAAGGCCGCCGAGTATGGCTTCGGCGAGAAAATGGAGATTCCCCTCGCCGTCACGCCCTCCTCGATCGCCTCCGACATGGACGACGCGCAGCTCGCCATGAGCTCCATCGGCCAGTACGAAGACAAGGTGACCCCGCTCCAGATGGCGATGATGGCCGGGTCTTTCGCCCACGACGGGATCGTCATGGAGCCCCAGCTCATCAAGTCGGTGCGCACGGGTGACCTCAAGGAAATCACGACGCTCACCCCGCACAAGAAGAGCCAGCCGCTCTCCGCCGCAAATGCCGCGCAGATGCGGCAAATGATGGAAGCCACCGTCACCGACGGTACCGCCAAGCGAGCGCAGATCGACGGTGCCGACGTGGGCGGAAAAACGGGAACGGCGCAGTGGGCGAAAGGGAAAAAGCCCCACTCGTGGTTCGTTGGCTACGCAATCAAAGGCGACAAGAAGGTCGCGGTGGCCGTTGTCGTCGAAGAAGGCGGCTATGGAAGCGCCGTCGCAACCCCCATCGCGCGGGACCTCATGAAGGCAGTGATCGAGGAATAG